GACAACCACCTGCTCACGATCGGCCAGGACGCGACGAACGACGGCCAGGTGACGGGCCTCGCGCTGCAGGTCTTCGACGTGACGAACCCGACGGCGCCGGCGCTGATGCACAAGTACACGTTCTCGGGCGCGGAGTCGGGCTACTCCGAGGCGCAGTACAACCACAAGGCGTTCAACTGGTACGGCCCGAAGAACCTGCTCGCGTTCCCCTTCAGCGGCTGGAACCCGAACACGGGTGAAATGAAGAGCTCGCTCGAGCTCTTCGACGTGACGCTCGACAATGGCATCGTGAAGCGCGGCTCGGTCGACCACTCGCAGTTCTTCTCGGCCGATCCGTACGGCTACTGCGGCGGTTACTTCGGCGTCGGCGTCCGCCGCGGCGTGTTCATCGACGATTACGTCTACGCGATCTCGTACGGCGGCGTCACCGCGAGCGACGTGAACACCCCCGCCACGCCGGTCGCCTCCGTCGCCCTGCCCCAGCCGAACCAGCCCTACGGCTACTGCGGCGGGTTCTGAAAAGCAAACGCCGCGCCCCGAGGCTCCCCTCTCCCGGCCTCGGGGCGCGGCGGTCCGTCAGGACGACCTATCCGTCGATCACCATCTCCGCGATCCGCTTGCGATGGTGCGCCGCGTCCCCGAACGCCGCGCGGCTCCACTGGGCGCGCTTGAACCAGAGCTGCACGTCGCACTCCCAGGTAAAACCAATCCCGCCGTGGAGCTGCACGGCCTTCGCCGCCGCGAAAGCGTACGTGTCCGACGCGTGCGCCTTCGCCATCCGCGCGAGCCTCTCGGCCTGCGCGGGCGCGTGATCGATCGCCGCCGCCGCGCGATACACGAGCGAACGCGAGAGCTCGATCTTCGCGAGCAGATCCACGAGCGGGAACTTCACGCCCTGGAATGCGCCGATCGGCCGGCCGAACTGCTGGCGGAGCTTCGCGTATTCCGTGGTCATGCCGAGCAGCCGGTCCGCGCCCCCCACCATCTCCGCTGCGAGCGCCGTCCAGATCCGCGGCATCACCCGGCCGAGGATCGTGATCGCCTCCCCCTTCGCGCCCACCCGATCCGCGTCGGTCACGGCCACGTCCTCCAGCCGCACGTGCCCGCTCCGCCGCGTCGCATCAACGAGTTTGTCCGGCGACACCATGATCCCCGCCGACGCGGCCGGCAGGGCGAACAGGCTCGGCCCCTCGGCCTCGTTCGCCGTCACGACGAGCAGGCGCGCGCTCGGCGCGTCCACGACGAGCTCCTTCTCGCCCGAGATCACGATCCGCTCGCCCTCGCGGCGCGCCGTCGCCTCGACGTGCCCGTAATCCCATCCCCCGCGACGCTCCTCCGAGCCCACGGCCGCGCGGACCTTGCCCTCCGCGATCGCAGGGAGCCACCGCGCCTTCTCCTCCTCGCTCCCCGCCTCCCGGAGGACGAGCGTCGCGAAGAGCGTCCCGAAAAACGGTAATGGCGAGAGCGCGCGGCCCATCTCTTCCATGAGCACGGCGAGGCTCGTCATCGACATCTCGCTCCCGCCCTGCGCCGCGGGCACGGCGAGCCCGAGCCATCCCGCCTCCGCCGCCCGCGTCCACAGCCCCTCGTCGAAGCCCGCGGGCGTCTCCATGGAGCGCCGCACGTCCTCCGTATTGCAAGAGCTCTCGAGGAGCTTCCGCGCCTCGCGCCGGAGCAACACTTGCTCCTCGCCATAACCGAAATCGTCGGGGATCCGGGCGCTCTTTTGCATGGTCGTCCTCCTCAGGTGCTCTTCGGCAGGCCCAGGATCTTCTCGCCGATGAGGTTTCGCTGGATCTCGCTCGTCCCGCCGCCGATGGTGAACCCGAAGCTGTTCATGTAGGCCCGCTGGAAATGGCCCCCGTCCGCCGCGCGCTCGGCGCCGAACGCATGTTGCGCGAGCGGCCCCTCGACCTCCTGCCCGAGCGCCGCGAGCCGCTGCCCGAACTCGGTCGCCACGAGTTTGCCCAGGAACGGGAGCGCGAGCGGGCGCTCCTCCACGAGCCCGGGGACACGCGCCCGCAGCGCCGACGCGAGCAGCGCCTCCTCCTCGATCGCGAGCTCCGCGATACGATCCCGCATCACCGGATCCTCGCTCGCGGGCCGTCCGTCACGACAGACCCCCTTCGCCAGGGCGACGAGCCGCGCGACCTCGCCGCCCGCCGCGAGCGCCCCGCCCGTCGCGCTGCCCTCGGACGCCCCGCGCTCGAACGCGAGCGTCATGACCGCGAGCCGCCAGCCGTCCCCCTCCGAGGCGAGCAAACACGAGGCCGGGATCTCGACGTCCTCGAAGATCACCTGATTGAACCCGCCCTCGCCCGTCATCTTCACGAGCGGCCGCACGAACACGCCCCTCGATTGCATGGGGAAGAGGAAATAGCTGATCCCCGCGTGCTTCGGCGCCGCCGGGTCCGTGCGCGCGAGCAAGATCATGTAATCGGCCCAGAACGCCTGCGTCGTCCAGACCTTGTGACCATGGACGATATAGTGGTCGCCGCTCCGCACGGCGCTCGTGCGCAGGCTGGCGAGGTCGCTGCCGGCGCCGGGCTCGCTGAAGCCCTGGCACCACACCTCGTCGCAGGAGAGGATGTTCCGCAAATACCTCTGCTTCTGCTCCTCCGTGCCCACCGCGAGGATCGTCGGGCCCGCCCAGTCGAGGCCGATCCGGTTCACGAGGAACGGCACGCCGGCGCGCCCCATCTCCTCGGCCACGACCCGCTGCGACCCGGGCGGCATTCCTTGCCCGCCGTATTGCTTCGGCCACTCCACGCCGATCAGCCCCGCGGCGTGGACCTGCTTTTGCCAGGCCTTGAGCCAGAGGAATTGCTCCTCCGACTCGACCTCCAGGAACGTCTGCGGGAGCTTGAAGCCCGGATCGGCCGGGCGGTTGTCATGAAAAAAGGCTCGCGCCCGCTCGCGCAGGTCGCGCTTCTCGTTCTCGTGCTCGTGCTCGTGCTCGTGGGTGTCGTGGGACGGGGCCATGCGAGGCGCACGGTACCACGAGGTTTTACCGATGCGAAGGGGACACGCGGGCCCCGGGCGCGCGCACGCCCGCCCCGCGCAAGGCCGTCTTCAGGCCCTCCTCGAGGTCGGCGACCGTGGTCAGGCCCGAGAGGTCGACGCCGAGCTCCACGATGGTCTGCGCGACCCTGGGGCGGATACCCGTGACGATCGCGCGCGCCCCGAGCAGCTCCGCGGCGCGCACGATCCGCAGGAGGTGATCGGCGGTCTCGGCGTCGAGCGTATCGACGCCCGTCACGTCGAGGATGGCGTGGTGCGCGCCGCGATCGACGATCTCCTTGAGCAGCGCCTGCATGATCGTCGCCGCGCGCGCCCCGCTCACCTGCCCGACGATGGGCAAGGTCAGGATGCCCTCCCATACCTGGATGATCGGGGTCGAGAGCGCCGCGATCGTCTTTTGCTGCTGCGCGATGAGGAAGGCATTCTCTTTTTCGGTGCGGCGCAGCGCCTCCTCGGTCACCCGGCGCTCCTCGACCTCCTGCCGGAGCCGCTCGAGCGCGACCGCGAGGTCGGCGCGGGTCGCCGCGTCCGCCGCGAGCAAGAGCTCGAGATCCCCCTCGATCGTGCGGTCCGAGGGGCGCACGATGAACTCGTCGGCCTCGTCGCCCCGGGCCTGGAACGAGACCTGCTGCGCCCAGCAATTCTTGCCGAAGAGGCGCGTGCACAGGCCGGCGAACTTCCCGCCCATCATCCCCGAGCCCCAGCAGACCGAGAGCGCGCGCTGGTACACCGACTCCCAGCCATTCTTGCAGCGGAACCGGCCCACCTCCGCCTCGCGGTCGAGCGAGACGACCTCCCAGATCCCCCAGCCTGCCGCCGCCGCGATGACCGCGAGGGAGGCGAGCCCCTCCTCGAAGCTCGGAAACGTGGAGATGTGCGCCCAATCTCCGTCGACGCTGTCGCGCCCGCCGCTCTGCAGCGCCAGGTTGAATCGCTCGACGCCCACCATCCGCGAGAGGCCCAGCATGAGGCCGGCCATACTCGACTCCGTCCACATGGTGATCGTCGGCAGCCCCATGTAGAACTGCATGCCGCTCGGCAAATCGAACCGCACGTCGACGCCGCCCACGTCGATCTTCAGCGGAAAGCCCCCTGGCGATTGCGGTGCCTCGTCCTTCAAAAAAGCTACGTCCGTCATGATCACCCCCCGGTGAATACATCACGATACGCGTCCGGAACACGCGCGCACCTCGGGGCTTTCCTGAATTCGACGCCCGAAATGTGCTCAGCCGTGAAGGGGGGCGATTCGATCAGAAGGAGGGCTGCGCGGCGAATCGCGCGAGGTGATGCTCTTCGTCACCGAACAGGGCGTTCAGGACGTGCATACGCTTGAAGTACAGACCGATATCGTGCTCGTCCGTGATGCCGATCCCGCCGTGGAGCTGGATGGATTGCTGCGTGACGTAACGCCCGCACAGGGCGAGCTCGACCTTCGCCGCGCTGACGGCGGAGCGACGCTCGGCCGGGTCCGGGTCCGCGACCTTGATGCTCGCGAGGATCGAGGTGCTCTTCGCGAGCTCGGCGCGGACGAACATGTCGACGGCGCGGTGCTGCAATGCCTGGAACGTGCCGATCTTCAAGCCGAACTGCTCGCGCGTCTTCAGGTAATCCACGGTCATGCCGAGGGCCGCGCGCATGACGCCGAGCCCCTCCGCGCACGCCGCCGCGGCGCCGAGGTCCATGATCTCGTCGAGCACCGGCGCCGCCGCGCCCTCGGCCCCGAGCCGCATCGACGCCGGGGCGACCACGCCGTCGAGCGAGACCATCGCGGCCTTGTGTCCGTCCATGGTCCGTATCGTCTTGATCCGGAGGCCCGCCGTATCCCGCGGGAGCACGAAGAGCGAGATACCGTCGCTATCGCCCGGGTTGCCCGCGGTGCGGGCCGAGACGACGATCGTATCCGCCGCGTGACCATTCAGGACGAAGACCTTCTCGCCGCGCAGCACGTATTCGTCGCCGTTTCTGATTGCCGTCGTCTCGACCCAGGTCGGGTCGTACCGGCCGCCGCGCTCGGCCCAGGCGAGGGCGAGGCTCGTGTCGCCGGCGATGAGCGGCGCGAGGTGGGCCTCGTGCTCTTCGGGGCCGCCGAGGCGCAGAAGGGCCGTGCCCGCACAGAGCACGGACGCGACGAAGGGCTCGGGGACGAGGCCCGCGCCGAGCTGTTCGAGGACAATGGCGACGTCGACGAAGGAGCCCCCGAGGCCACCCGCGGACTCGGGGAACACGAGGCCGATCCATCCGAGCTCGGCCATGGTCTTCCAGAGCGATTTGCTCCAGCCGACGGGGTCGTCTCGCAGGGCGCGGAAACGGCTGACCGTCGCCTCCTTCTTCACGAAGGAGGCGACGGTGCTTTCGAGGAGCTTCTGGTCCGGCGTGAGGTCGAAATTCATGGCGAGTCCCCGTCAGCTCGGCAGGCCGAGGATGAGCTTGGCGATGACGTTTTTCTGGATCTCGTTGCTGCCGCCATAGATGCTGGCCGC
The window above is part of the Polyangium spumosum genome. Proteins encoded here:
- a CDS encoding acyl-CoA dehydrogenase family protein; translation: MQKSARIPDDFGYGEEQVLLRREARKLLESSCNTEDVRRSMETPAGFDEGLWTRAAEAGWLGLAVPAAQGGSEMSMTSLAVLMEEMGRALSPLPFFGTLFATLVLREAGSEEEKARWLPAIAEGKVRAAVGSEERRGGWDYGHVEATARREGERIVISGEKELVVDAPSARLLVVTANEAEGPSLFALPAASAGIMVSPDKLVDATRRSGHVRLEDVAVTDADRVGAKGEAITILGRVMPRIWTALAAEMVGGADRLLGMTTEYAKLRQQFGRPIGAFQGVKFPLVDLLAKIELSRSLVYRAAAAIDHAPAQAERLARMAKAHASDTYAFAAAKAVQLHGGIGFTWECDVQLWFKRAQWSRAAFGDAAHHRKRIAEMVIDG
- a CDS encoding acyl-CoA dehydrogenase family protein translates to MNFDLTPDQKLLESTVASFVKKEATVSRFRALRDDPVGWSKSLWKTMAELGWIGLVFPESAGGLGGSFVDVAIVLEQLGAGLVPEPFVASVLCAGTALLRLGGPEEHEAHLAPLIAGDTSLALAWAERGGRYDPTWVETTAIRNGDEYVLRGEKVFVLNGHAADTIVVSARTAGNPGDSDGISLFVLPRDTAGLRIKTIRTMDGHKAAMVSLDGVVAPASMRLGAEGAAAPVLDEIMDLGAAAACAEGLGVMRAALGMTVDYLKTREQFGLKIGTFQALQHRAVDMFVRAELAKSTSILASIKVADPDPAERRSAVSAAKVELALCGRYVTQQSIQLHGGIGITDEHDIGLYFKRMHVLNALFGDEEHHLARFAAQPSF
- a CDS encoding acyl-CoA dehydrogenase family protein: MAPSHDTHEHEHEHENEKRDLRERARAFFHDNRPADPGFKLPQTFLEVESEEQFLWLKAWQKQVHAAGLIGVEWPKQYGGQGMPPGSQRVVAEEMGRAGVPFLVNRIGLDWAGPTILAVGTEEQKQRYLRNILSCDEVWCQGFSEPGAGSDLASLRTSAVRSGDHYIVHGHKVWTTQAFWADYMILLARTDPAAPKHAGISYFLFPMQSRGVFVRPLVKMTGEGGFNQVIFEDVEIPASCLLASEGDGWRLAVMTLAFERGASEGSATGGALAAGGEVARLVALAKGVCRDGRPASEDPVMRDRIAELAIEEEALLASALRARVPGLVEERPLALPFLGKLVATEFGQRLAALGQEVEGPLAQHAFGAERAADGGHFQRAYMNSFGFTIGGGTSEIQRNLIGEKILGLPKST
- a CDS encoding STAS domain-containing protein gives rise to the protein MTDVAFLKDEAPQSPGGFPLKIDVGGVDVRFDLPSGMQFYMGLPTITMWTESSMAGLMLGLSRMVGVERFNLALQSGGRDSVDGDWAHISTFPSFEEGLASLAVIAAAAGWGIWEVVSLDREAEVGRFRCKNGWESVYQRALSVCWGSGMMGGKFAGLCTRLFGKNCWAQQVSFQARGDEADEFIVRPSDRTIEGDLELLLAADAATRADLAVALERLRQEVEERRVTEEALRRTEKENAFLIAQQQKTIAALSTPIIQVWEGILTLPIVGQVSGARAATIMQALLKEIVDRGAHHAILDVTGVDTLDAETADHLLRIVRAAELLGARAIVTGIRPRVAQTIVELGVDLSGLTTVADLEEGLKTALRGAGVRAPGARVSPSHR